In Antennarius striatus isolate MH-2024 chromosome 20, ASM4005453v1, whole genome shotgun sequence, the genomic window ggatCACAATCAGACTCAGAAAAAAGTTTATTGCCAgatacagtaaagtttaccacacaAGGAACTTGACCCCAAAAGGTACATGTGACGCAAAAACAACACTGCTCAACAGCAAAAGTACACCATAGCGGGCATCGTGCTATGGGGCTGGTTTTTTTCAGCTGGAACTGGGGCCTTAGTCATGGTGGAGAGAATAATGAACAGTTTCAAATACCAGTCAGTGTTGACACAAAACCTTTGGCCTTATGATAGAAAGCTGAAGGTGAATTTCAAAGCACACATCCAAATCAACAAAAGAATGGCTTCAGACAAGGATTTGGAAGGTCCAGCCAGAATCCCATTGAACATCTGTGAGGTGATCTGAAGAGGATTGTGCACAAGAGAGACCGTCACATTCTATCGGATTTGGAGCGGTTTTGCAAAGAAGAGTGAGAAAATATTACCACATGAAGATGTGCCACACTGATGGGCTCCGACCGAAAAAGACTAGGGGCTGTCGTAAAAGCTAAAGGTGCTTCACAAAATATTAGACTAAGGGTCTGCATATTTATGCAACCTGGTTGTTTTacgtatttttattttatattttcttctttaaaggtttcagtttgtttttcaattgcATTCTACAGGTTACAGCTCACattaacactagaactcccaaggcagtgattttgactgctttcaaaatttgaaatgtcataacataaaaaaaccaTATGTACCTATAGGcgcctgacttttcctaaatatgtgtatattttattttgacattgtttgatcattaaaatttcaataaataaaagatatcTGAGTATTACTATCTAGAACTACCATAAGCAGTGATTTTGACTGCtcggacattatttgtatataatttggattatcgtTGAAATGatctaagaataaattggtggaatagataaaaacacatcaggacactaaattaaaactataatgattgagtttttaaattaatttaattgagaCAAGGCAACTtatctgcaattacacatccaaactcgaattgtgaaatgaaaacaaatgtggtcatattctttttaaaaaaaattttttaacaacTTTAAAGGATTCGTGGCCTTCTGGAGGAACCTGAGAGCTGAATACATTgagttttattatcattaataatgaCGATTACCAGGTGTTAGATTACTACTGTTGACAGGTGATACAGACGGGGTTTTGCTGAAATAGACGCTTGAATGAACAAAGTCTGTTTCAGTAAGGATGCCAAGGAAAGTTTCTTATGTCACCATAACATGTCTCCCACGCCTCTCTCGTCGCTACAGGAACATCGCTTcttttaaacaaaatgtttttggacaGATTTGATTATTGTAGGAGGAGTATCCTCTAGAAGCGCCATTTCAATTCTTAAACCATTCACGACATCATGTGTTCGCGGACTGAGGGCTATGGAGCAGGAGATACCTGCATGCGATCTCCGCCAGAACACTGTGGCTGTGTGCGGCTTTCAAAGCTCACGTTTCCAACGCGTAAGTTACACTTACccacaattaaataaaaaaaagtgtgtgttttacgCGCACACATCAGAAAAAAGCAGGAGTGTCCAGATTTCTTTTAAATGGGGTGTTTTGATGCtttgaaagggggggggggcgtgaccGACAAACATTTATAATAGCTGGTATATGTACAGGTTTTTGAAAATGTCTACGCACACCAGACTCAATTTTGGACACTAGGCTTGAATGTTTAAGTTTACCAACAATATTACCTGCGAGTGTAATCCCAAATTTTAAATGATCTAAAAGTGAAACTTACTTCTTTGAGAACGGAAGTAAAATCACAAGCTGCGGTTGCACAGATTTTCTACGGAGGATTTAGAGAGGAGCTTTCATCGAGAATTGACAAAACCTCAACAGCAGTGGAGGATTTAGTGTTTTCATGGTGGGAAAGCCACGCCAGGAAACCACAGTGACAGAAGAATGACCGATGGAGAACGCAGGCTGCGCGCTGCGTGGACGCAAATTGTGGCCTGAAGCGGTGGCGCACCGTGtaaaactgacattaaacctACGACATTGTCGTCTTGGTCAGGTCAGTGCAGTAATGAAAACGTACAAACTTCCATGTCCGACATCGAGCAGCGTGATGAAGAAACGTTTCTAAAACTCACCGGGATCTGACCTCTGGCGCATCCGACCTCTCCGCTGACGCGGGCGACTGCGCTGACTGCGTGTTGGGGATATAAAGGTCTTCCAAACAGGGGAAttccacacaaatcatttcccATTAGTCAGAATGAAACTGAAATTGCTTTAGGACTTACGGTTATTTTGCATCCTTTGGTTTGCAGGAATATATTGTTTACTCACTAACTGTCTTTGATTCTTCTAAGGTCACATGTGGTTGATATCAATCGAAACGCATAAACATCCAATAGACTGTACGAAAGACGAAAGTATGCGTTGCTGGGTGTTTTAGTGTTATAATATACTCCATAATATCTtcatataattgttttttaagGATTCAGATAATTCCTCTCTATAAAGGTGTACGCGTTATGATGTataactaataataacaataataataataaccagtactttaattgcccctcttggggaaattctttttacacttcacacttcacatatatatatatatatgtgtgtgtgtgtgtgtgtgtgtgtgtttgtgtgtgtgtgtgtgtgtgtgtgtgtgtgtgtgtgttaattacacacacacacacaggggttacaggttacaggcctgtaacaaAGATGTGTAGCTTGCATAGAACTAAAGGCAAAAAACATGAATTCAAATTTTCACCATCCCCTCTAACGTGCATCTGTGAAATGATCTGCATGCTGTTCAAGTAGATTTTTCGCGGGGTGGGGAGTTTTAGGGTCCTTTATGATTGAAGAACAATTAAAGCTTGGTAGGTAAGATGAAGTGAATTGTAGAATTAAGATGAGATGAATAGTACAATAAAGATACAATTATGGGGTAGCACatgttatttatgttataaaaGTAAATTCTAAATCCAAAATAAATTGATCTTTGCTGAAAAAACCAAAGTACAGTACCTCAAAGCTGTACTGAAACAGTTGTACTCAGTTACTTTCATTAATCATAAAAGCAGTTCTATAGACCAGTAAAGTAGCACAGCACAGTGTTCCTACATAAAATTAAACTGTCAATTCACAGCCTGTCTCAGTGCAAAGCTGCAGTCCTTGTTTGAATGTTTCAGATTATTGACTGGTTgatgtctccctctctcctccagcctcTTCTTCGCTTCAGTTTCCTTGCGCTTCTGCTTTTACCTCCATCTCTGTCCTGTGAAAGCAAAAGACCTCTggaaattagaaataaatactTGGCAATTGTGCAAACTGATCTTGAAAACACAGTAagtaaattgattttattcattgacGTGTTTGTTTCACCATCCTGCACTCAAGATAAGTATAGTTTTGACTTCAGCAAGAGGAAAGGATTAGACATattgacatcattttttttgtttgttttttctttgttttttttaaatttgtgcatCAGCgattcaaattcaaataaagttattttgctGAAATAAGGATCAAGTGGCAAAACAACAATGGATAGAAttgaatatatgaataaatagATTCGATAATAAAGCAGTAACTAGTGCAATGAaaatggagagaggaagaaaataatttatgatCAATACTATTTCCTTacatatacgcacacacacacgcacacacagtctCTGATTCTTATGGTAGCTTTGCTTCATGTTAAAAGTGATagaaagaatattaaaaatctTAGAAAATTGCatgtaataaaaactaaaaattgattttctttcataaagggaaataaatatttaacccCCTAGAAAACCCTGATTTAATACTTGGTGGCAAAACCTTTTTTGGTAAGCATAGCAGTCAGACATTTCTTGTGGTTGCTGACGAGGTTTGTCATAAAAAGTGTCCTTAATGGCTTGGTATAGGCCAGCTTGAGGAGCATAAAGTGTAAAAACTGATAAAATATTTGACCCAACGGTGATCTTCACAAACTTTGTCTGAGATCCCACTGATGTTCAACACATGATCAACGTTTGCCCATGATCATCAGGGTAGATCCATCTTATTTTTTCTCTTGTAGGCAACACAAGTCAGCATTCCTTCTCGAAACAGCCTCAACAATTTCACTAGCTCTTCTTCTCGTAGTACCAACATTTAAAGTTGCATGTCAAAATTTCTGACATTGTGGGGCGCCAGttgctcagcggtagagcgggtcgtccaatgctcCCAAGATCGGCGGCAAGAAGATagctcccattgcatgcttacaggtcccttgtgtgtgtgttacaggggcctatacatatatatatatatatatatatatatatatatatatatataatgtgtttgtgggggggtgtatgtgtatatgtgtgtgtgtgcatgtattactattagtattattagtattattattactgttctCATTTATTGAAGAGAGAAGAAATTGCCACCCTGCTGCAGAACTCATCCTGCCAAGGGTTGCAATACAATCCATGTAACTGCAATTCTACCAACATCGTGAGTACTATTAACTTTAttcatagacagacagacagacagacagacggaaggacagacagacagacagacagacagacagatacgttattaatcccggaggaaattgcacaaatgTATTTCCTTTCCCTTTTATTTTCAATTCTCAAGTGCTTGAGATTAACAAAAGTGACCATAAAAGTGGGATTCTGACCTGTTTTGCATTTGATGCtgacaaacaaaagcacaagtAATTGCAACAATTCATTTCACTATTCCTGTTCTGTGTTTTATAAGCATCACACAGCCATGCAAATCCATAGGTAGCAGCTGTGAATTGAGTCGAAAATGATAAACTGCTTCCAAACATGGGTCAAACATTTTTGTAACTGATGATGTTGaatattgttaaatatttaaaatgacttaTCTGCCTCTCTTTTGCAGGATTCCATGAGAGCTTTGCATAAACTAACCTGCAAAATGAGGAATTTGAGTCTATTCATCACAGATGGACTGACCACTTCTGTCCTAAACTCAATAGGTTGCCCTTGTGTTGAGCGACCAGTAAGTCAATCCACATGCACGTTGATATATgtctgaaaaacacattttcattaaaatattacagGGGGCAGCAGCGAGGTGACCAacctttttctttcagtttctcTGCTTGAGATGATGCATAGTTTAATTGGAATGTTGGCATGCTGTAGCTTTTCCGTTGCCAGATATTTGGTGAGTCACTGAGAGGTTAGCCACTCCACTGTGCTGGTTGTATCAAAACATGAGCTTGTTTTTCAAACAAATTGAGTTATTGCCAGGCAGCTAAGGATATTCTGTATGCGCAGAATGTACTcttcaaatattgttttttgtGCACTCTCTTGAAATCCAAAGCCGTTTAAGTCACTCccctggactttaagaaagttcttgaagacattttgtttcTCATCTAAGAGACTTCTTCATGAAGTAAGCATGAAGACGTGCATGTATTTTGGTCACTAAGGTTGAAACATCCTAACCTGTGATTTTTAGTTACAGTAACTTGTAGGATGGTTTCTATTTGAAAAtccacaaaaatacacatttttcaaGTAATTTTACAGCAACACGCATTATGGAGGCAGAAGTGTATCTGCAATTGGAAACTTTTTCTACAACTGCTAGGAATGTAATGATCATCTAGATCAGGAGTGGCCAACCAGTTAGAAACATTGGTGCATACGTCATATGTGCTGTCTCTCAAAAACTCTCAATTCAACCAAGTccacaaacaaaaatagaataCCGTAATTTACGATAGCGATTTTCTTTTGCTATAAATATTGCTTTGTGGGAATTCTGGCATTCTTTGCCTTGAACAATcctatacaatttcctccgggattaataaagtatctatctatctatctatctatctcttcAAATCTGGCTTGAGTTGAGAGAGCTGAAGTGACGCTGAAGATTTGAAGCTTTGAAATGCACCAATGACACCTGATATATAACGCAGAATGGCTTGCCATTATGTtcagcaaaaaatatataaactttccCACtctgttaaaattatttattttcatatttttgctttGGTTTGAATTTTTTCCCTGCCATTTTGAGAGCAAACTTGACACAAATTGTTAACTCAGGCCATCTTGCCCCTATTGGGAGACTTTGCGATATTTTCTTCTCACGTATGTGCATTTGAAGAAAATACCATAGTAAACACAAACGAAATAAGCAagcacattaaaataaacatgaacttCAATTCGAACATAACAGCTGCATGCGACTCGGAAGCCACAGGTTGGCCAGGGAGACGTACCTATTTGTTATCTTAGTAAGTGGCATTATAGTTAAGCGATAGCTTATCCCATATTTGACTGAAAAACCAGGCTCCCTTTGTCCTAGACCTGTTCCGTACTACATTTTGAATATTGTACTATATAAGAAGAGTTCATTTTGATTATTCAAAGTAGAAGAAacatactttattcatcccactggggaaataatttttccgctcacacacatatacagtatagtatatacagtatgtaaaggCCCTAGAACATAGACACAGAAGCTACTTTGTGGTGTGTCCAGTGAGCTCTTGTAAGGGAACAGTGCCTTTCTCAAGGGCACCTCACCactgctcaggaggtgaactggcacctctccactgccagttcacactccaaacttttggtcCACACGGGTCCTAAACTGGCCACCCTCTAGTCCCCAGCCCAGGatctagtggactgagctactgtagCCCATAATTGACTCATAACTGAGGTCTAAGTCAAGCGAAAGAGCAAACAGGAACTAGACTTGAATCCTCGTGGCTCACCGGTGTAGCATTATAAGGAACATTTATGAGAGTACAGGACCATAATTAACACTAATTAGAAAACCGTTTTTGTGTTGATTTCTCTTGAGTAGACTAAAGACAACaaagtgatgaagaagaagacaacaGCAGCAGTACAGAGGAGgactgagaaagaaaaaagcaggAGGATAATAAAGCTTTGCAAGGGAAAAGTCATCCTATCAGCCATGACTGAATGCTATGAGATGCTGAATAGTCTACTTTTGGAAACCTGAGACCCAGTTCATCCTGATCCATCTGGTTTAGGGTAAGATGGCATCACAAGTGACCATTTGGATGAGTTTCCAAGCTACCTGAAGTCCAGTCT contains:
- the LOC137587613 gene encoding uncharacterized protein isoform X3, which encodes MEQEIPACDLRQNTVAVCGFQSSRFQRPLLRFSFLALLLLPPSLSCESKRPLEIRNKYLAIVQTDLENTKREEIATLLQNSSCQGLQYNPCNCNSTNIDSMRALHKLTCKMRNLSLFITDGLTTSVLNSIGCPCVERPTKDNKVMKKKTTAAVQRRTEKEKSRRIIKLCKGKVILSAMTECYEMLNSLLLET
- the LOC137587613 gene encoding uncharacterized protein isoform X1, whose amino-acid sequence is MENAGCALRGRKLWPEAVAHRVKLTLNLRHCRLGQPLLRFSFLALLLLPPSLSCESKRPLEIRNKYLAIVQTDLENTKREEIATLLQNSSCQGLQYNPCNCNSTNIDSMRALHKLTCKMRNLSLFITDGLTTSVLNSIGCPCVERPTKDNKVMKKKTTAAVQRRTEKEKSRRIIKLCKGKVILSAMTECYEMLNSLLLET
- the LOC137587613 gene encoding uncharacterized protein isoform X2, encoding MENAGCALRGRKLWPEAVAHRVKLTLNLRHCRLGQPLLRFSFLALLLLPPSLSCESKRPLEIRNKYLAIVQTDLENTREEIATLLQNSSCQGLQYNPCNCNSTNIDSMRALHKLTCKMRNLSLFITDGLTTSVLNSIGCPCVERPTKDNKVMKKKTTAAVQRRTEKEKSRRIIKLCKGKVILSAMTECYEMLNSLLLET
- the LOC137587613 gene encoding uncharacterized protein isoform X4 — its product is MEQEIPACDLRQNTVAVCGFQSSRFQRPLLRFSFLALLLLPPSLSCESKRPLEIRNKYLAIVQTDLENTREEIATLLQNSSCQGLQYNPCNCNSTNIDSMRALHKLTCKMRNLSLFITDGLTTSVLNSIGCPCVERPTKDNKVMKKKTTAAVQRRTEKEKSRRIIKLCKGKVILSAMTECYEMLNSLLLET